In the genome of Dermacentor andersoni chromosome 3, qqDerAnde1_hic_scaffold, whole genome shotgun sequence, one region contains:
- the LOC126538271 gene encoding LOW QUALITY PROTEIN: uncharacterized protein (The sequence of the model RefSeq protein was modified relative to this genomic sequence to represent the inferred CDS: substituted 2 bases at 2 genomic stop codons), giving the protein MFKADSSYTEDVQVLMASTHRLQQFGIKLGTSITELKRAWPFLFMPCGLETHVELFGVNVTETLDHSLRNKKRVILGFFDKEKHGKPNIMRAWREAPCSTQEEAEFLLIVLLTMACSVEVLTPSHGCYIYRIHFVSLQAIERCPDTSLSPCIIAAGDDIWMPEEYLLLVDGHVVAAAKTFKQAFCMLFPAYFSYFCFHICYAEKASCTLEFIQRAFFGINPDRGRKGKKXNVTVSXKVLALVQRITECEWNI; this is encoded by the exons ATGTTTAAGGCTGACTCTTCGTACACTGAAGACGTACAGGTGCTAATGGCATCAACCCACCGGCTTCAACAATTCGGCATCAAGCTGGGCACTTCTATTACGGAGCTGAAGAGAGCTTGGCCATTTTTGTTTATGCCCTGCGGGCTCGAGACTCACGTCGAACTTTTTGGTGTAAATGTCACGGAAACATTGGATCATTCACTCCGAAACAAGAAGAGGGTGATCCTAGGCTTCTTCGACAAGGAAAAACATGGCAAACCAAACATCATGCGTGCATGGAGAGAAGCGCCTTGTTCAACGCAGGAAGAAGCTGAATTCCTTCTCATTGTGTTGCTGACCATGGCATG CTCAGTGGAAGTCCTGACTCCATCCCATGGGTGCTACATATATCGCATCCATTTTGTCTCTTTGCAGGCGATAGAAAGGTGCCCGGACACATCGCTTTCTCCCTGCATAATCGCAGCAG GTGATGACATCTGGATGCCTGAAGAGTACCTGTTGCTTGTTGATGGCCATGTTGTGGCAGCAGCAAAGACGTTCAAGCAAGCATTCTGCATGCTGTTTCCAGCTTActtct cttACTTCTGCTTCCACATTTGTTATGCAGAGAAGGCGTCATGCACACTTGAATTCATACAAAG gGCATTTTTTGGTATAAACCCAGACCGTGGAAGGAAGGGCAAAAAATGAAATGTGACGGTCAGCTAGAAAGTTCTTGCCTTGGTGCAGCGCATTACTGAGTGTGAATGGAACATCTAG